A DNA window from Fusobacterium sp. FSA-380-WT-3A contains the following coding sequences:
- the pepF gene encoding oligoendopeptidase F yields the protein MSSRDNIETKYKWNLTDIYKNWDEWDNDLNILTNSMKEIPTFENNITTNSKKFIELLELEEKISRLIDKLYLYPYMLRDLNSKDIIAAEKMQTIEHIYAEYSISSSWITPKILEIPKEIMDKWIEENKELHNHKFNLNELYRLKQHVLDKDKEKLLSYFSQYMGSINEVYDELSISDIKWNEVELSTGEKFKVSNAVYSKILESYKNQEDRKKAFEAHYNSYFINKNTYAAIYRGQILRDVANMKAKNYNSTLEKALEPNNISTNVYLNLINSAKENSQPLKKYLELRKKYLNISEYHYYDNQIKIVDYKRNFTYEEAKKIVLNSVKPLGEDYYNNLKIAISEGWLDVFETPNKRSGAYSLNIYDVHPYMLLNFNGTLESVFTLAHELGHTLHSMYSTKNQPYSTHDYTIFVAEVASTFNEKLLLDYMLNTATDKNERIALIEEAIGNIVGTYYLQSLFANYEYEAYKLVENGTPVTSETLDNIMDKLFKEYFGDELIIDDLQKIIWARIPHFFNSPYYVYQYATSFSASSKLYDKIFNSSYSKEERKISSEKYLELLKSGGNDFPINQLKKAGVNLEEKENFKAVALEMEKLLILLEKELNK from the coding sequence ATATCATCTAGAGATAATATTGAAACTAAATATAAATGGAATTTAACAGATATTTATAAAAATTGGGATGAATGGGATAATGATTTAAATATTTTAACTAATTCAATGAAAGAAATACCAACTTTTGAAAATAATATTACTACAAATTCTAAAAAATTTATAGAACTTTTAGAACTAGAAGAAAAAATAAGCAGACTTATTGATAAACTTTATCTTTATCCTTATATGCTTAGAGATTTGAATTCAAAAGATATTATAGCAGCTGAAAAAATGCAAACTATAGAACATATTTATGCTGAATATAGCATATCTTCATCTTGGATTACTCCTAAAATATTAGAAATTCCTAAAGAAATTATGGATAAATGGATTGAAGAAAATAAAGAACTACACAATCATAAGTTTAACTTAAATGAACTTTATAGATTGAAACAACATGTATTAGATAAAGATAAAGAAAAACTTTTATCATATTTTTCTCAATATATGGGAAGTATAAATGAAGTTTATGATGAACTTTCTATTTCTGATATTAAATGGAATGAGGTAGAACTTTCTACTGGAGAAAAATTTAAAGTTAGTAATGCTGTATATTCAAAAATATTAGAAAGTTATAAAAATCAGGAAGATAGAAAAAAAGCTTTTGAAGCACATTATAACTCTTATTTTATAAATAAAAATACTTATGCTGCTATTTATAGAGGACAAATCTTAAGAGATGTTGCTAATATGAAGGCTAAAAATTATAATTCTACTTTAGAAAAAGCTTTAGAGCCTAATAATATTTCTACAAATGTCTATCTCAACCTTATTAATTCAGCTAAAGAAAATTCTCAACCATTAAAAAAATATTTGGAACTTAGAAAAAAATATCTAAATATTTCTGAGTATCATTATTATGATAACCAAATTAAAATTGTTGACTACAAAAGAAACTTTACTTATGAAGAAGCTAAAAAAATTGTTTTAAACTCTGTAAAACCTTTAGGTGAAGATTATTATAATAATCTAAAGATTGCTATAAGCGAAGGATGGTTAGATGTTTTTGAAACTCCTAATAAAAGAAGTGGAGCTTATTCTTTAAATATATATGATGTTCATCCTTATATGCTTTTAAATTTTAATGGAACTTTAGAATCTGTATTTACATTAGCTCATGAATTAGGACATACTCTTCATAGTATGTATTCTACTAAAAATCAACCTTATTCTACTCATGATTACACTATCTTTGTTGCAGAAGTTGCTTCCACATTTAATGAAAAACTTTTACTAGATTATATGTTAAATACAGCAACTGATAAAAATGAAAGAATTGCTTTGATAGAAGAAGCTATAGGAAATATTGTTGGTACTTATTATCTTCAAAGTCTTTTTGCTAATTATGAATATGAAGCATATAAATTAGTGGAAAATGGTACTCCTGTAACTTCAGAAACTTTGGATAACATAATGGATAAGCTATTTAAAGAATATTTTGGAGATGAACTTATTATTGATGATTTACAAAAAATAATTTGGGCTAGAATTCCTCATTTCTTTAATTCTCCTTATTATGTTTATCAATATGCTACAAGTTTTTCAGCTTCATCTAAATTATATGATAAAATTTTTAATTCTTCTTACTCAAAGGAAGAAAGAAAAATTTCTAGTGAAAAATATTTAGAACTTTT